The proteins below are encoded in one region of Telopea speciosissima isolate NSW1024214 ecotype Mountain lineage chromosome 10, Tspe_v1, whole genome shotgun sequence:
- the LOC122644052 gene encoding eukaryotic translation initiation factor 1A, giving the protein MPKNKGKGGKNRKRGKNEADDEKRELVFKEDGQEYAQVLRMLGNGRCEAMCIDGTKRLCHIRGKMHKKVWIAAGDIILVGLRDYQDDKADVILKYMPDEARLLKAYGELPENTRLNEGITAGIDEDEDGAGDGYIDFEDEDIDKI; this is encoded by the coding sequence ATGCCGAAGAACAAGGGTAAGGGAGGTAAGAacaggaagagaggaaagaacgAAGCTGACGATGAGAAACGTGAGCTGGTATTCAAGGAAGATGGGCAAGAATACGCCCAGGTTCTTCGTATGCTTGGGAACGGTCGGTGCGAAGCCATGTGCATCGACGGCACCAAACGTCTCTGCCACATACGAGGGAAGATGCACAAGAAGGTCTGGATCGCTGCTGGCGATATCATACTTGTGGGACTTCGTGATTATCAGGACGACAAAGCTGATGTGATCCTCAAGTACATGCCCGATGAAGCTAGGTTATTGAAGGCTTATGGTGAGCTCCCAGAGAATACTCGTCTCAACGAGGGTATCACTGCTGGAATAGACGAAGACGAAGATGGAGCCGGTGACGGTTATATTGATTTTGAGGACGAGGACATCGACAAGATCTAG